In the Sarcophilus harrisii chromosome 1, mSarHar1.11, whole genome shotgun sequence genome, one interval contains:
- the FBXL7 gene encoding F-box/LRR-repeat protein 7, whose protein sequence is MGANNGKQYGSEGKGSSSISSDVSSSTDHTPTKAQKNAATSEDSDLSMRTLSTPSPALICPQNLHGFQNGRGSSTSSSSITGETVAMVHSPPPTRLTHPLIRLASKQQKEQAHIDRLPDHSMIQIFSFLPTNQLCRCARVCRRWYNLAWDPRLWRTIRLTGETINVDRALKVLTRRLCQDTPNVCLMLETVTVSGCRRLTDRGLYTIAQCCPELRRLEVSGCYNISNEAVFDVVSLCPNLEHLDVSGCSKVTCISLTREASIKLSPLHGKQISIRYLDMTDCFVLEDEGLHTIAAHCTQLTHLYLRRCVRITDEGLRYLMIYCGSIKELSVSDCRFVSDFGLREIAKLESRLRYLSIAHCGRVTDVGIRYIAKYCGKLRYLNARGCEGITDHGVEYLAKNCTKLKSLDIGKCPLVSDTGLECLALNCFNLKRLSLKSCESITGQGLQIVAANCFDLQMLNVQDCEVSVEALRFVKRHCKRCIIEHTNPAFF, encoded by the exons ACTCCGACCTGAGCATGCGCACACTCAGCACCCCCAGCCCAGCCCTCATCTGTCCACAGAACTTGCATGGATTTCAAAATGGAAGAGGTTCATCCACCTCATCTTCCTCCATCACAGGGGAGACAGTGGCCATGGTCCACTCTCCCCCTCCAACCCGCCTCACCCACCCTCTCATCCGGCTAGCCTCTAAACAGCAGAAAGAACAGGCTCACATTGACCGCCTCCCAGACCACTCTATGATCCAGATATTTTCCTTCCTGCCTACCAACCAGCTGTGCCGCTGTGCTCGTGTGTGCCGCAGATGGTACAACCTTGCGTGGGATCCTCGGCTCTGGAGGACTATTCGTTTGACTGGTGAGACCATCAATGTGGACCGGGCACTCAAAGTATTAACCAGAAGACTTTGTCAAGACACACCCAATGTATGTCTCATGTTGGAGACGGTGACTGTTAGTGGCTGCAGGCGGCTCACAGACAGAGGACTTTATACCATTGCCCAGTGCTGCCCAGAGCTGAGGCGGCTAGAGGTTTCAGGCTGTTACAACATCTCCAATGAAGCTGTTTTTGATGTGGTATCCCTCTGTCCCAACTTGGAGCACCTGGATGTGTCAG GATGCTCTAAAGTCACTTGCATCAGTCTGACTCGGGAAGCCTCTATCAAGCTGTCTCCTTTACACGGCAAACAGATTTCCATCCGTTACTTGGATATGACAGACTGCTTCGTGCTGGAGGACGAGGGTCTGCACACGATCGCGGCGCACTGCACCCAGCTGACACACCTCTACCTGCGGCGCTGCGTCCGCATCACCGACGAGGGCCTCCGCTACCTGATGATCTACTGCGGCTCCATCAAGGAGCTGAGCGTCAGCGACTGCCGCTTTGTCAGCGACTTTGGCCTGCGGGAGATCGCCAAGCTCGAGTCCCGCCTGCGCTATCTCAGCATCGCGCACTGCGGCCGGGTCACGGATGTGGGCATCCGTTACATCGCCAAGTACTGCGGCAAACTGCGCTACCTCAACGCGCGGGGCTGCGAGGGCATCACGGACCACGGGGTGGAGTACCTGGCCAAAAACTGCACAAAACTCAAGTCCCTGGACATCGGGAAGTGCCCCTTGGTGTCGGACACTGGCCTGGAGTGCCTGGCCCTTAACTGCTTCAATCTGAAGCGCCTGAGCCTCAAGTCCTGCGAGAGCATCACGGGGCAGGGTCTCCAGATCGTAGCCGCCAACTGCTTCGACCTGCAGATGCTGAATGTGCAGGACTGTGAGGTGTCCGTGGAGGCCCTGCGCTTTGTGAAACGCCATTGCAAGCGCTGTATTATAGAACACACCAACCCCGCCTTCTTTTGA